The Neobacillus sp. PS3-34 genome has a window encoding:
- a CDS encoding two-component system regulatory protein YycI: MDWSKIKTIFILTFLILDIYLLYQFITIRDTNKYEFITEASFEDNLKADEIKYVALPKTPLKGQYVSAKPKIFKNEDAEELKGQSISINNGTILSSVLEKPVQLTSKLEPAEISSFLKNDVLFGDHYQFWAKDDKKKTITYFQQFENKPFYQNVSGMITFNINAKNQIISYEQTYLEKIEKMSQKEEILPPLKAIETLHQKGQLKSKSKVTKVELGYFTLIQLTASQVLAPTWHFVVDDKEDFFVNGFEGQIIQFNNEEKNVTE; this comes from the coding sequence GTGGATTGGAGTAAGATTAAGACCATCTTTATTTTAACCTTTTTAATTCTGGATATTTACCTTCTCTATCAATTTATTACTATAAGGGATACAAACAAATATGAGTTTATTACAGAAGCTTCTTTTGAGGATAACTTAAAGGCAGATGAAATTAAGTATGTCGCTCTTCCAAAAACGCCGCTAAAAGGACAGTATGTGAGTGCGAAGCCAAAAATCTTCAAAAATGAGGACGCTGAAGAGCTTAAAGGGCAGTCGATTAGTATAAATAACGGAACAATCCTGAGTTCCGTTTTGGAAAAACCGGTTCAGCTGACCTCTAAGCTTGAGCCAGCTGAAATTTCCTCCTTTTTAAAAAATGATGTTCTTTTTGGAGATCATTATCAGTTTTGGGCAAAAGACGATAAAAAGAAGACGATTACGTATTTTCAGCAGTTTGAAAATAAGCCATTTTATCAAAATGTCAGTGGAATGATAACGTTTAATATAAATGCAAAAAATCAAATCATTTCTTACGAGCAAACTTATCTTGAAAAGATTGAAAAGATGTCCCAAAAGGAAGAAATTCTTCCGCCATTAAAAGCAATTGAAACGCTTCATCAAAAAGGACAACTGAAGTCTAAAAGCAAGGTAACGAAGGTTGAACTAGGGTATTTCACCCTTATTCAGCTCACAGCCTCACAGGTTTTGGCACCGACATGGCATTTCGTTGTCGATGATAAAGAAGACTTTTTTGTAAATGGTTTTGAAGGACAAATCATTCAATTTAACAACGAAGAAAAAAATGTAACGGAGTGA
- a CDS encoding CxxH/CxxC protein has product MIYCCKEHIELALDTIVDEYETFPVMTKIDVDNLSTSCEYCRNVAIYIVANE; this is encoded by the coding sequence GTGATTTATTGCTGTAAAGAACATATTGAACTAGCATTGGATACGATTGTGGATGAGTATGAAACATTCCCGGTAATGACTAAAATAGATGTGGATAACTTATCAACAAGCTGTGAATATTGTCGAAATGTGGCTATATATATAGTAGCGAACGAATGA
- the rlmH gene encoding 23S rRNA (pseudouridine(1915)-N(3))-methyltransferase RlmH, translated as MNISIVTVGKLKEKYLKMGIEEYLKRLTAYAKVEVIEVADEKAPEELSEIEMQQVKQKEGERILSKIASDAHVIALAINGKMQSSEELADTLDKLATYGKSKIAFVIGGSLGLSDEVLNRANEKLSFSKMTFPHQLMKLILVEQIYRAFRINRGEPYHK; from the coding sequence GTGAATATCTCGATCGTTACGGTTGGAAAGTTAAAAGAGAAATATTTGAAGATGGGGATTGAAGAGTACCTAAAAAGGCTGACTGCTTATGCTAAGGTAGAGGTCATTGAGGTAGCAGATGAAAAAGCTCCCGAGGAATTAAGCGAAATCGAAATGCAGCAGGTAAAGCAAAAAGAGGGGGAGCGAATACTATCTAAGATAGCAAGTGACGCTCATGTAATCGCACTCGCCATCAATGGAAAGATGCAATCTTCTGAGGAACTTGCGGATACACTCGATAAGCTCGCTACATATGGAAAAAGCAAAATCGCATTTGTCATAGGCGGTTCACTTGGTCTAAGCGATGAAGTTTTAAACAGGGCTAATGAGAAGCTGTCATTTTCAAAAATGACCTTCCCACATCAATTGATGAAGCTCATTTTAGTGGAACAAATCTATAGGGCTTTTAGGATCAATCGGGGAGAACCGTACCATAAGTAA
- a CDS encoding benzoate/H(+) symporter BenE family transporter, translating to MTGLLANKESGKLEHRYVAAIVLGVLSCLLALFSPIASQIPHVIPASLIQLLGGVAMISVLVDSLKMSFSGSFKSGALFSFIITISGISILHIGAPFWGLVGGTLATVFLDKQDFYKSESSDQNNETNLSEALYKEKIS from the coding sequence ATGACGGGCTTACTTGCTAATAAAGAATCAGGCAAACTTGAACATAGGTATGTCGCTGCTATTGTATTAGGAGTATTATCCTGTCTATTAGCTCTATTCTCTCCAATAGCTTCGCAAATTCCACATGTCATTCCTGCCTCATTAATTCAATTACTAGGTGGCGTCGCCATGATTAGTGTACTGGTTGACTCTTTGAAAATGAGTTTCTCTGGTTCATTCAAATCAGGCGCCCTCTTTTCATTTATAATCACAATCTCTGGGATCTCTATTCTCCATATTGGAGCTCCATTCTGGGGTCTAGTTGGGGGTACCTTGGCCACCGTATTCTTGGATAAACAAGATTTTTATAAATCCGAATCAAGTGACCAAAACAATGAAACTAACTTGAGTGAAGCTCTTTACAAGGAAAAAATTTCCTAA
- a CDS encoding benzoate/H(+) symporter BenE family transporter, with product MDFRHLWNGGLLTLIVSLYYGQPIGYAFSIPGAILVGSSLTHYSFNQVVGAYIITGILIFLLGSSGLVTKLMKVLPMPVMMGMVSGVLLPFGTEMISSVVKNPLLNGIPLLVFLALSFFLRFSKKFPPILGAIIAAILCLKFLPNVSVQPLHITMGIPHFIIPSFSFSVVGELVIPLLLTVIAIQNAQGIAMLETHGYRPPINAMTNWSGIGTIINAFFGATQPVLQVP from the coding sequence ATGGATTTTCGCCATTTATGGAATGGGGGACTCCTAACGCTCATCGTCTCCTTATATTATGGGCAACCCATTGGCTATGCCTTTTCAATACCTGGAGCCATTCTTGTCGGCTCAAGCTTAACCCATTATTCTTTCAACCAAGTGGTTGGTGCCTATATTATAACCGGGATCCTTATTTTTCTTTTAGGATCATCTGGCCTTGTTACAAAATTGATGAAGGTTTTGCCTATGCCAGTTATGATGGGGATGGTGTCAGGCGTCTTACTCCCTTTCGGAACTGAAATGATCAGCTCGGTTGTAAAGAATCCTTTACTCAACGGAATCCCGTTACTTGTCTTTCTTGCTCTTTCTTTTTTCTTACGATTTTCAAAAAAGTTTCCTCCTATATTAGGGGCGATCATTGCAGCAATTCTTTGTCTTAAATTTTTGCCGAACGTTTCTGTACAGCCTCTCCATATAACAATGGGCATTCCCCATTTTATCATCCCATCATTTAGTTTTTCCGTTGTAGGGGAACTTGTCATTCCATTACTCTTAACGGTTATTGCCATTCAAAATGCCCAAGGGATTGCTATGTTAGAGACCCATGGCTATCGTCCACCGATCAATGCCATGACCAATTGGAGCGGAATCGGTACCATTATAAATGCTTTTTTTGGGGCCACCCAGCCTGTATTGCAGGTCCCATGA
- a CDS encoding benzoate/H(+) symporter BenE family transporter: MFKKNTIQFPKLLSVGNISNGFVAWLFGSAGPLLIVLQAAAKGHLSGSITSSWIFAIYGMGDS, from the coding sequence TTGTTCAAAAAAAATACCATACAATTTCCAAAGCTTTTATCGGTTGGGAATATATCAAATGGATTTGTGGCCTGGCTTTTTGGTTCAGCAGGACCATTATTAATTGTTTTACAAGCTGCTGCAAAAGGTCATTTGTCTGGTAGCATAACCAGCTCATGGATTTTCGCCATTTATGGAATGGGGGACTCCTAA
- a CDS encoding LysR family transcriptional regulator: protein MDIRQLKYFVTIAEEGKITTAAKKLNIAQPPLSRQLKQMEEELGVILFDRDNKSLNLTLEGERLLLRAKELLNKLDETIVEVQELRKDASGILSVGSNLYCASLILSKVIDIREKNPGLTFKVWEGETIHLIKMLSKRQIEIAITNSPITEKSISQMTLESDPYVLVLPEKWTWSGSEQCRLEEIINLPLILLRPNYGLGAYGQIVNEFQRLDLEPNILCECQDLIMLLGLVSSGFGATILPLSLLSLHSLGGLRVIQLKDQTLISEPKVIWRKNSYLSKTAKEFLKLF from the coding sequence TTGGATATTCGACAGTTAAAATACTTTGTCACTATAGCAGAAGAAGGTAAGATCACGACCGCTGCAAAGAAATTAAATATTGCTCAACCCCCTTTGAGCAGACAACTCAAACAAATGGAAGAAGAGCTAGGCGTCATTTTATTTGATCGAGATAACAAAAGTCTTAATTTAACCTTGGAGGGGGAAAGATTACTTCTTCGAGCAAAAGAACTTTTAAATAAACTTGATGAAACAATAGTTGAAGTTCAAGAATTGAGGAAGGACGCCAGTGGGATTTTATCTGTTGGATCCAATCTTTATTGTGCATCTTTAATTCTTTCTAAGGTGATAGATATTCGTGAGAAAAATCCTGGTCTTACTTTCAAAGTATGGGAAGGTGAAACGATTCATCTCATAAAAATGTTATCTAAACGTCAGATTGAGATTGCGATAACAAATAGTCCAATAACAGAAAAAAGTATCTCTCAAATGACATTGGAAAGTGACCCATATGTGCTTGTTTTGCCTGAAAAATGGACGTGGAGTGGATCAGAACAATGCAGGTTAGAGGAAATCATCAATTTGCCATTGATTCTTCTGCGACCAAACTATGGTTTAGGTGCGTATGGACAAATTGTCAATGAATTTCAACGGTTAGATTTAGAACCAAATATACTGTGCGAATGTCAGGATTTAATTATGTTACTTGGTCTCGTTTCATCGGGGTTTGGTGCAACGATCTTACCGCTCTCGTTATTATCCCTCCATTCATTGGGAGGATTGAGAGTCATTCAGCTAAAGGATCAGACCTTAATATCTGAACCCAAAGTAATTTGGAGGAAGAATAGTTACTTATCAAAAACAGCAAAAGAATTTTTAAAACTTTTTTAG
- a CDS encoding SDR family oxidoreductase, whose product MYHHFGYVQKCETVPITFPPQYQPQHPGIESFMIPRPISENPNYIGSNKLLNKTAIITGGDSGIGRAVAIAFAKEGADVVIVYLNEHGDAFETKDRVIQLGRQCLTIAGDIGDENFCHYVVQKTIEAFGHLEILVNNAGEVHPQASISDISVMQLKRTFQTNIFSFFYLTQAAIPYLKKGSSIINTTSIAAYSGLEYAIDYAASKGAIVSFTRSLALSAINQGIRVNGVAPGPVWTPLIPSSGPPETYATFGSDTPMKRAAHPFELAPAYVYLASDDSSYVTGQILHVNGGMIING is encoded by the coding sequence ATGTATCATCATTTTGGGTATGTACAAAAGTGCGAAACAGTTCCTATCACATTTCCACCGCAATACCAGCCCCAGCATCCAGGTATTGAATCTTTTATGATTCCAAGACCTATCTCCGAAAATCCTAATTATATTGGAAGCAATAAACTATTGAACAAAACCGCCATCATTACTGGGGGAGACAGCGGGATCGGCCGGGCTGTCGCTATTGCTTTTGCAAAAGAAGGCGCAGATGTTGTTATTGTTTATTTAAATGAGCATGGGGATGCATTTGAAACAAAAGATAGAGTGATACAGTTGGGAAGACAATGCCTGACGATCGCAGGAGATATTGGGGATGAGAATTTTTGTCATTATGTCGTTCAGAAGACAATTGAAGCTTTTGGCCATCTGGAGATCCTCGTCAATAATGCAGGAGAAGTACATCCACAAGCAAGTATCAGCGACATATCAGTAATGCAGCTTAAACGTACTTTTCAAACAAACATTTTTTCGTTTTTTTATCTTACACAAGCAGCCATTCCCTATTTAAAAAAAGGAAGCTCTATTATCAATACAACTTCAATCGCTGCATACAGCGGACTTGAATACGCGATCGATTATGCCGCTTCCAAGGGAGCAATCGTTTCATTTACCCGCTCATTAGCATTATCCGCCATTAATCAAGGAATCCGGGTCAATGGCGTTGCTCCGGGACCTGTATGGACCCCTCTTATTCCTTCAAGCGGTCCACCGGAAACTTATGCAACATTTGGAAGTGACACTCCAATGAAACGTGCTGCCCACCCTTTTGAACTGGCACCTGCATATGTTTATTTGGCTTCGGACGACTCCTCATATGTAACAGGACAAATTCTTCATGTAAACGGTGGAATGATTATAAATGGATAA
- a CDS encoding HD domain-containing phosphohydrolase has translation MAFTIGRKGTYMEQVIFDNFDISLLARGDGSEIMIQNVAKDNLFYIYPGDNPNVMEFVYILQGEMICELDGEKIKLGPHDYFTSSNIKEPIHFNVLTDVVYLWVITEPTFYQLSESMTTLKNIVDQVEKKDRYTYKHSERVSEYAVKIAKKLMLPKEKLENLYISSLLHDIGKINTPEDILTKPGKLTDEEFAIIKRHPSDGAKMVKNLYYEGITDIIEQHHERLNGSGYPNGFKGDQILLEARIIAVSDTFDAMTEDRAYRKAYNVQFAVDELKRLVDTHYDKEVVEAFVGILKEEGRI, from the coding sequence GTGGCTTTTACTATAGGAAGAAAAGGAACTTATATGGAACAGGTTATTTTTGATAATTTTGATATTAGCCTGCTTGCCCGTGGGGATGGATCTGAAATTATGATCCAGAATGTAGCAAAAGATAATTTATTTTACATTTATCCAGGCGATAATCCCAATGTAATGGAATTTGTTTATATACTTCAAGGTGAAATGATCTGCGAATTGGACGGCGAAAAAATTAAATTGGGACCCCATGACTATTTTACCTCCAGTAATATTAAAGAGCCCATTCATTTTAATGTATTAACAGATGTTGTTTATTTGTGGGTTATTACAGAACCGACGTTTTATCAATTAAGTGAAAGTATGACCACACTAAAAAATATAGTTGATCAAGTGGAAAAAAAAGACCGATATACATATAAACATAGTGAAAGAGTTTCTGAGTATGCAGTAAAAATTGCAAAAAAGCTAATGCTGCCAAAAGAAAAATTAGAGAATTTATATATATCTTCCCTTCTCCATGATATCGGAAAAATAAATACACCTGAGGATATCTTAACCAAACCTGGCAAGTTAACAGACGAAGAATTTGCCATCATAAAGCGCCATCCGTCCGATGGGGCAAAAATGGTTAAGAACCTCTATTATGAAGGCATAACTGATATAATAGAACAGCACCATGAGAGATTAAATGGAAGCGGTTACCCGAATGGATTTAAAGGAGATCAAATTCTTTTGGAAGCAAGAATAATTGCGGTTAGTGATACGTTTGATGCGATGACAGAAGATCGTGCCTATCGTAAAGCCTATAATGTACAGTTTGCTGTAGATGAATTAAAAAGGCTCGTAGATACTCACTACGATAAAGAAGTTGTAGAAGCTTTTGTTGGAATATTAAAAGAAGAAGGACGTATCTAG
- a CDS encoding zinc ribbon domain-containing protein YjdM has protein sequence MSNLPNCPICNSEYTYEDGSLYVCPECGHEWTSESITENSEDKKIVKDANGNILNDGDSITVIKDLKVKGTSSVIKIGTKVKGIRLVDGDHDIDCKIDGFGAMKLKSEFVKKI, from the coding sequence ATGTCTAATTTGCCTAATTGCCCGATATGTAATTCAGAATATACCTACGAGGATGGAAGTCTTTATGTTTGCCCAGAATGTGGTCATGAATGGACTTCAGAATCAATTACGGAAAATAGTGAAGATAAGAAGATTGTTAAAGATGCAAATGGAAATATTTTAAACGATGGTGATTCTATTACAGTAATCAAGGATCTTAAAGTAAAAGGGACTTCATCTGTCATAAAAATAGGGACAAAAGTAAAAGGGATACGCCTGGTTGACGGAGACCATGATATTGATTGCAAAATTGATGGTTTTGGCGCGATGAAATTAAAATCTGAGTTTGTTAAAAAGATATAA
- a CDS encoding PQQ-binding-like beta-propeller repeat protein — MKRENKWIIISGFTGLFIVIVLFYVFLTTVDKKEQVVGTPKESENTPAETKAEDPMAPAFTGKQLTALPKSNWIANGGNTFNQRYSVSDEVNTSNIKDLKAKWVTHLGSGFEFKYSGEASPVVYNGVMYVITGADEVSAIDVKKGDTLWTYKPNIGELNTVCCGWTSRGVAIGDGLVYVGLLDARLVALDQKTGKEVWSTTVDDWKKGYTITSAPLYYHGKVYTGISGGEYGIRGRVTAFDAKKGKELWRFYTIPGPGESGHETWPSDNDSWKRGGAPVWQTPAVDPKLGLLYFSTGNASPDLDGSNRKGNNLFSSSIVAVDAETGKYKWHFQEVHHDLWDLDAPNPVILFDVKKNGKTRKALAQAGKTGWVYILDRTNGKPLVGIDEKPVPQEPRQNTSPTQPIPKGDAFVPQDVTEEQIKKEVKGYNGSFGKIFTPYWEKALLVKPSTFGGANWPPSAYSPETGYFYVLGSDQYSTFTRSQEKYKPGSTYWGSIIQPIQDAPLKGTVTAIDVKTNKIAWQKKWNATAYSGILTTKGGLVFVGHNDGRLIAYNAKTGKQEWEFKTDAGVNAPPIAYEVDGKEYISVLVAGNSLAGSKHADSLWTFSLDGKIKSGSVTNNKAKKNENKDQGGATTAANPDEGEKVFKGNCLACHGEQGAGGHNGPNLQLSKVADDQQKVIERVKKGGTVMPAFGDVLTDKQIQDVSAYISKIVAKKQ; from the coding sequence TTGAAACGGGAAAACAAGTGGATTATTATTTCTGGTTTTACAGGCCTCTTTATCGTCATCGTTTTATTTTATGTTTTTCTAACTACAGTGGATAAAAAGGAGCAAGTGGTGGGTACGCCGAAAGAAAGTGAAAACACCCCTGCGGAAACAAAAGCAGAGGATCCAATGGCACCGGCATTTACCGGCAAGCAATTGACAGCGCTTCCGAAGAGTAATTGGATTGCTAATGGCGGCAATACATTCAATCAGCGGTATTCAGTCTCGGACGAGGTTAACACATCCAATATCAAGGATCTAAAGGCAAAATGGGTAACTCATCTCGGTTCGGGATTTGAGTTCAAGTATTCAGGAGAAGCATCACCGGTTGTTTATAACGGTGTGATGTATGTAATTACGGGTGCAGACGAAGTTTCCGCCATTGATGTTAAAAAGGGTGATACCTTATGGACTTATAAACCTAACATCGGGGAACTAAACACCGTTTGCTGTGGCTGGACTAGCCGTGGAGTAGCGATTGGCGACGGGTTAGTATATGTGGGCCTTTTAGATGCAAGGCTTGTGGCGCTGGATCAGAAAACAGGTAAAGAGGTTTGGTCGACGACGGTTGATGATTGGAAAAAGGGCTATACGATTACAAGTGCACCTCTTTACTATCACGGAAAGGTGTATACAGGTATTTCCGGAGGGGAATATGGAATTAGGGGAAGGGTCACCGCCTTTGATGCTAAAAAAGGAAAGGAGCTCTGGCGCTTTTATACGATTCCTGGACCTGGAGAAAGCGGGCATGAAACATGGCCAAGTGATAATGATTCGTGGAAACGCGGAGGGGCACCGGTCTGGCAGACGCCAGCCGTCGACCCTAAATTAGGCCTGCTTTATTTCTCAACAGGCAATGCCTCGCCAGATTTGGATGGAAGTAATCGAAAAGGAAATAACTTATTCTCTTCTTCTATTGTGGCCGTTGATGCGGAGACTGGCAAGTATAAATGGCATTTCCAGGAAGTTCATCATGATCTTTGGGACTTGGATGCACCCAATCCAGTCATTTTGTTTGATGTGAAAAAGAATGGAAAAACAAGAAAGGCTCTTGCACAAGCAGGTAAAACAGGATGGGTGTATATTCTCGATAGGACAAATGGCAAGCCGTTGGTAGGAATTGATGAAAAACCTGTACCGCAGGAACCGCGGCAAAACACTTCACCTACACAACCAATCCCTAAAGGTGATGCGTTTGTGCCGCAGGATGTAACAGAAGAGCAGATCAAAAAAGAAGTAAAAGGGTATAACGGCAGCTTCGGAAAGATTTTTACTCCATATTGGGAAAAAGCGCTTCTCGTAAAGCCATCCACATTTGGCGGGGCAAACTGGCCGCCATCTGCCTACAGTCCGGAAACGGGATATTTCTACGTGTTAGGCTCTGACCAGTATTCTACTTTTACCAGAAGCCAGGAAAAATATAAACCGGGAAGCACTTATTGGGGAAGCATCATCCAGCCAATACAGGATGCTCCGTTAAAAGGTACAGTGACGGCAATTGATGTGAAAACAAACAAAATTGCATGGCAGAAAAAATGGAATGCCACTGCATACAGCGGTATATTAACCACCAAGGGTGGACTGGTCTTCGTTGGCCATAATGATGGAAGACTGATCGCTTATAATGCGAAAACTGGTAAGCAGGAATGGGAATTTAAAACGGATGCAGGAGTAAATGCGCCGCCAATTGCTTATGAAGTCGATGGAAAGGAATACATTTCTGTCCTTGTCGCAGGAAATTCCCTTGCTGGGTCTAAGCATGCAGACTCGCTTTGGACTTTCTCCCTCGATGGAAAAATCAAATCAGGATCAGTAACAAACAATAAGGCTAAGAAAAACGAAAATAAGGATCAAGGTGGGGCGACTACTGCGGCTAATCCGGACGAAGGTGAAAAGGTCTTTAAGGGAAACTGTCTTGCCTGTCATGGCGAACAAGGAGCAGGAGGACATAATGGACCGAATCTCCAGCTTAGCAAGGTAGCCGATGATCAACAAAAAGTGATAGAAAGGGTTAAAAAAGGCGGCACGGTTATGCCAGCATTTGGAGATGTTTTAACAGATAAACAGATACAGGATGTATCGGCATATATCAGTAAAATTGTGGCGAAAAAACAATAA
- a CDS encoding ParM/StbA family protein, translating into MTKSRIAAVDVGNDSIKAIFGEIENELNIPNIVARETENRPVIGIEELDNKNPLDGIHIKVHSPALKENNVIYRIGNLATKSDNASELDPGSSKSEEDQTLIMLFATLALDAVKEDNTKVFPRTKNVIDANYTLGTGLPLREVKEGKDAGYRSKLMGSVHQVEFLVTPKYQGIKVNIKFDEVKVYPEGFAAYINLVMDNNLKIINKDLIDKRILIQDIGGLSTDVAVIKNRNVDDDKAQGFNLGVSESLEAIREEIRTKHGVELDSRRDVVEIITRKNDRNHIMVKGSRTSVHDITDRILLELAKKQYRLLRNVWQKNSQTEICYFVGGGATVLKEYIKALNNKLDGYNIEFFEDEKESIWMMANAYYKLIIDFVKKSEKQNAVPEPVKS; encoded by the coding sequence ATGACTAAATCAAGAATTGCTGCTGTTGATGTTGGAAATGATTCAATAAAAGCTATTTTCGGGGAAATAGAGAATGAATTGAATATCCCTAATATTGTTGCAAGGGAAACGGAAAATCGGCCTGTTATTGGTATAGAAGAATTAGATAATAAAAACCCGTTGGATGGAATTCATATTAAGGTGCATTCTCCAGCACTGAAAGAAAATAATGTTATTTACCGTATTGGCAATTTAGCCACAAAAAGCGATAATGCCTCAGAATTAGATCCGGGAAGCAGCAAGTCAGAAGAAGATCAAACATTAATCATGCTGTTTGCAACCCTTGCACTAGATGCAGTGAAGGAAGATAATACAAAGGTTTTTCCAAGGACAAAAAATGTAATTGATGCAAATTATACGCTAGGAACCGGACTTCCCCTTCGTGAAGTGAAGGAAGGAAAGGATGCAGGATATCGATCTAAATTAATGGGTTCTGTTCATCAAGTCGAATTTCTGGTAACACCAAAATACCAGGGAATAAAGGTAAATATTAAATTTGATGAGGTTAAAGTCTATCCTGAAGGCTTTGCGGCTTACATTAATCTAGTAATGGATAATAACTTAAAAATAATTAATAAGGATTTAATTGATAAGAGGATACTAATCCAGGATATTGGTGGCTTATCGACAGATGTCGCGGTTATTAAAAATCGAAATGTCGATGATGATAAGGCGCAAGGATTTAATCTGGGCGTATCGGAATCACTAGAGGCAATTAGGGAAGAAATAAGGACCAAACATGGAGTGGAATTAGACAGCCGACGTGACGTTGTTGAAATTATAACGAGAAAAAATGATCGCAATCATATTATGGTTAAAGGAAGCCGGACGAGCGTCCATGATATTACAGATCGCATTCTGCTGGAACTAGCTAAAAAGCAATATCGTTTGCTCCGCAATGTATGGCAGAAGAATTCTCAAACAGAAATTTGCTACTTCGTTGGCGGTGGTGCAACGGTATTAAAGGAATATATCAAAGCATTGAATAATAAGCTGGATGGTTATAATATTGAGTTTTTTGAAGACGAGAAAGAGAGCATCTGGATGATGGCCAATGCTTATTATAAGTTAATCATTGATTTTGTGAAAAAATCAGAAAAGCAAAATGCGGTTCCTGAGCCCGTTAAAAGCTAA
- a CDS encoding 2-oxoglutarate dehydrogenase E1 — MYLGSRGTKQGPGKQITGDQWPVHTSKKINNEACSHKAIQALLARHGCTPDSLPTGKIIATCTLVNCIQVLENDGTCAILENGRVISGNQYILGDYDVGNFAWEVEDMSMLEAYIHAKGRLGLWDYPI, encoded by the coding sequence TTGTATTTGGGGAGTCGGGGGACGAAACAAGGTCCTGGAAAACAAATTACCGGGGACCAATGGCCAGTCCATACAAGTAAAAAAATAAATAATGAGGCATGCAGCCACAAGGCCATTCAGGCTCTTTTAGCCAGGCATGGATGTACACCAGACAGCCTTCCAACAGGGAAAATAATTGCCACTTGCACTTTGGTCAATTGTATTCAGGTTTTAGAAAATGATGGTACCTGCGCTATTCTTGAAAATGGGCGTGTTATATCGGGCAACCAGTATATACTTGGTGATTATGATGTCGGTAACTTTGCATGGGAGGTGGAGGATATGAGCATGCTGGAAGCTTACATTCATGCAAAAGGAAGGCTTGGATTATGGGACTATCCTATATAA
- a CDS encoding neutral zinc metallopeptidase, which yields MQWKGRRESSNVEDRRGMGGKTLIGGGIGGIVIFLLVTLLGGNPGDILNNMTNDTGSNTNAPYEETAKEKELSQFVSVVLADTEDVWTEVFKEKGLVYEKPTLVLYKDSVQSACGTAGAAVGPFYCPGDHKLYIDLSFYDELQQKFHAPGDFAMAYVIAHEVGHHVQTLLHTGDKATAAQRHSNEYSVRFELQADYLAGVWAKHAQGKGYLEKGDLEEALNAANAVGDDNIQKKAQGYVVPESFTHGTSEQRKRWFNKGFENGTIEGGDTFKAANL from the coding sequence ATGCAGTGGAAAGGTAGAAGAGAAAGCTCGAATGTTGAAGATCGAAGGGGCATGGGGGGTAAAACGCTCATTGGCGGGGGGATTGGCGGTATAGTCATCTTTCTTCTCGTGACGCTGCTTGGCGGTAATCCCGGTGACATTTTGAATAACATGACAAATGATACGGGTTCAAATACGAACGCCCCTTATGAGGAAACAGCCAAGGAGAAGGAACTCTCGCAATTTGTTTCTGTAGTCCTTGCAGATACAGAGGATGTATGGACTGAGGTATTCAAGGAGAAAGGGTTAGTTTACGAAAAGCCGACACTCGTATTATATAAAGACAGTGTCCAGTCTGCGTGTGGAACGGCCGGTGCAGCAGTGGGGCCATTTTATTGTCCCGGTGACCATAAGTTATACATTGACCTGAGTTTTTATGATGAGCTCCAGCAAAAATTTCACGCACCAGGGGATTTTGCGATGGCTTATGTCATTGCCCATGAGGTTGGCCACCATGTGCAAACCCTTTTGCATACTGGTGATAAGGCCACGGCGGCTCAACGGCACAGCAATGAGTATTCAGTACGGTTTGAATTGCAGGCCGACTATTTAGCTGGTGTATGGGCCAAGCATGCCCAGGGAAAGGGATATCTCGAAAAGGGGGATCTGGAAGAAGCGTTGAATGCAGCAAATGCTGTCGGTGATGATAACATCCAAAAAAAGGCGCAGGGATATGTTGTTCCGGAAAGCTTCACACATGGTACTTCAGAACAGAGAAAGCGCTGGTTTAATAAAGGATTTGAAAACGGAACGATAGAAGGAGGAGACACCTTTAAGGCAGCCAATCTTTAA